AGGGAGTTGAAACAGCTGCTTCTGCCTGGTAACTAAGTCCCAGTCCTCAACAAGCCATGGTTTTAATTCTTCAGGAATCTTCACTTTAACTTCCATTCTATTCTTAAATGCCTCCTCACTTTCAACAGTGGGGTCTGCCCTGGCCCTTTTCTTCCGAGGTGGCTGGGGTGCTTCACTGGTACTGCCACCATCACCATTTCCAGGTGtcttctgtttgttctttctGGTCTTCCTCACTGATCCTGAAGGGGGGTTCTCTGCAGAGCGACCCCCCCATCTGCCTGGGAGAGCTGGTTCCAGATTCTTCTGCTGTGGACCAGCAGTCTTCTTTCCTGAGGAGGCCCCTCTCATCTTACTTCTCTGCATATTGCTTCTAGTTGGTTTTTTGAAGTTGTCTTCTTCTGCAGATTGTTGTCCACGAGTTTGAGAACCCTGCTTTCTGGAACTCATTCAACCCTGTTTTTATTCCAACCactgtaatatataaaatattttacttcgtTGTTTTCTATCGTGACCTTTAACACATACTACTTCATAAAGGCCTACCACAGTAAAACACAAGCTATTTTCTTGGAATTTAGATTTCAAATCCTAGTTCAGGATCATTTGTAAGTGATTGACTTACTACTTCCACTCTCTTTTTGATTTTCACTACCAACCACTACTCACCCCATCCAATCGCTCATCAGACTTGCCCATAAGTTAGTTTTTTGGTGCCACTCCAAAGACaggaatataattttagaaaaaaaataaattaaatggaaaagaaactacaaaaggcagtggaattgaaattaaaaactctgTCTGAACAGGAGAAATgacaagataaaagaagaaagaaagattaattgACTGGAGGCTAAATGAGTAACAGTAAATGTTTTTGTAGGAGTCCAAGTAATCCTGAACTAGGGTGATGACGGAGTCAAGGGAAACTGAATACAGAAATTggtaaatgaaatgaagaagagggaggagtcAAAGGTGGCTCTGTACAAATGCATCTATTCAATTAGTTATCATACATTATTGCCTATCTGCTTTGGGACAGATACTATGCTAGGTCCTAGGATTTAAATCTAAGGTGACAATTTAAAAAACGAGGTTAGTACAATTACGGTTATAGGCACAGAGTATTTTGGAGCAAACAAGAAATGGTACATGACACCACTGTCAGTATTAGATTGTTGGAGAAGGTGATAAATCAGAGAGAAGTCAGTGATGACTCCCAGGTTTTGAGAATGGGTGATTAGGTCATTAGTACTATCACCAAATAAGACTACATctagaggaggaggaagtggattAGAGAGGAAAGAACTTCAGTATTGGATCTACTACGTGTGAGATGTACAGTTAGATATTTAACTTTAAAGCTCAGGTGAGGGTCAGAGCCTGAAATGGAGACCTGAGGGTAATCATCACACAGATACTACTGGAAGCTAGGAAAGGCATCAAAATCATTCAtggacagaagaggaagaaaaactgaaCCAAAgtatgaaattctggaaaaacCTAAAAGAATGGTATTTAAGGGATTAGcagagaccaaaaaaacaaaaatggtcaGAGCAGCCATAGAAGAATTAGGAGAATGTTATTTTGGAAGCCAAAGAAGTCAAAGAGttttaagaaaggaaagggaTAATGTATAGTATAAAATGCAGCAGAGGGAACTAGtaagataaagatgaaaaatagggGGCTATGATTCTTATAGTGTGACACAGGAAGCAATTTTTTTGACTTACAtaatcctcttccttctttcccttccaagTATTCCTAGTGTTTTCCCAGATGGAACCTCCCAAATCTCCTGGGATGGTCTGGAAGGATGAGGTGGAAGACACAATCTAGAAAGGAAAACAGGTATCTGCAATGAAGATAAACTTTAattcagaaaaaattttttaaaaatctaattttttgaCCTTGTGGTTTGCAACTGTAATATCAGAGAAAATATGTAAGTTCCACTGTTAGACCTACTTCATTTAGGCTCTGCCTTTTAAAAGTTGTGAGGACTTGGGCAAAATATGTAGGCTCTTTTAGTCTCTTTTTCTCATCTATGGAATGAGGGAAACTACCCTTAGATTTCACAGGTTCTTAAGAACTTCATAAATATGATTTGGCTAAATAGCTAgcaaagtatcttttttttaaagtttactatcttttaacgttttatttatttttttaagattttatttatttattcatgagagacacagagagagagacacaggcagagggagaagcaggctcaatgcagggagcccgatgtgggacttgatcccggaactccaggatcacgccctgggccgaaggcaggtgctcaacagctgagccactcaggggtcctgCTAGCAAAGTATCTTATAGGAATACATGTGAATATGGATATAAAGATGTTCACTGCAGTGGTGTTTTTAATACTGAAGAACTGGAAACACAAATATTCTTCAATAGGAAAGTgataatataaattatgtatgCAAACTATGGAAGAACATTCAAATGAATTGAGCAGAGAACCACGTATgaacatggaaagatgctcaattcTACATTATTGGGTAAATAGGCATAATGCATAATATGTACAATAGGATCCCAAAAAGACAGCACAGGTCAGGAAGTAACAATCAGTCTCATATAATTCTTATGTAGTGTGTGATCAAATTCCTGTTTTAAACTGTTATGTACAAATGCATAAGTACCTAGGTGAATAAATACCAGACTGTTAAAATCGGTGTAACCTCTGGTAAGAAATGAGGGATGATGGTGGATCAGCCTTAAACTAGGTTTCTTTGGTTAACTGTGGACTTTCACGCACAGAAAAAGCCCCTCAGCCAATCCCTACTCTTAAAATGATGTGAGCAGGTGTCAGGAAAGCCCTGTCGGGGGAAACAGAGGTAAGAAATGCTAGTCAACTAGAACCTAGAATCAGGGAAACCAGTTATTAGAAAGTGGCCCGAGTGCTAGGGATTTCATGAAGCAAACGATATCTTCTAAGTAAAAGTACCCAAAGAGTAGAAAATAAAGGGCAAAGGTGGTCCTCAGAGAGCATCAAAATCTGTGAATACGAATACAGAACCTGTGGGAATCAGAAACCTGCCTGAGAAGGATATACAGACACATCCTGTGAACGGTCAGTGACCAGTGTGTCATGGCATTACACTATAAGCTATCAagcatacaaaaatatttctaaacattcATTGTGACCAGGACAGGGGACACAGTATCTGAGGGTATCAGAGTTTTTAGTTAAATACAGAAAACCTACCTCAGAGCTAATATAGTGCAAAGTTTCCACAAAACAAAGGGGATAGTTAAAATATCAACTAAAGAAAGCAAGATGGCTCAGTGCCAGCCAGTGTAAAACAGAAGTAGGGCCAGGTTGGACAGGAAGATTTTTGGAAGTCTCATGGTCATCAGCAATTCCTTACTGAGGAACTTGAAAATGATAGCTGAATCTACTGTACATCGTTGGCACTAattacatatattcattcatagaAAAACTACGAAAACAAATTCTACCCGGTTCTAATTAACTGGGTGAATTCTGTTACTCTCTACAAATTCTACTATCACTCATGAAGTCTCAATGAAATGTCTGACATTATACAGAGAAGTACCTGTACCACAAGCCAACGTTTGCGACAGTGAATAAAGCCacaaaaataggggatccctgggtggctaagtggtttagcacctgcctttggcccacggcatgatcctggagtcctgggattgaatctcgcattgggctccctgcatggagcctgcttctccctctgcctgtgtctctgcctctctgtcactcatgaataaataaataaaatctttaaaaaagccacaaaaatagCCTTTACAGAAATTCTCagtacttttaagatttatttactcatggggggggggggggggagagagaggcaggcagagagaagcaggcttcactcagggagcccgatgtgggactcaatctcagaatcctgggatcacgccgagccaaaggcagacgctcaaccacttgagccacccaggcatcccagtacttttatttttattaagtatccTACAGACCAAACAAGCAACTATTCCTACCTGAAAGTCAGAAATCAGACATCAAAAGAAGGGAATACCTGCCTTTTTCTGTCTGCCTGTCTATCTGTCGCCGAAACACAACGTGTCAGCAATACCTGCCTTTTTGATGTCTGGCTCCACTTTTAATACAAGTTTCTGGACAGCTTTGCACTTTGTATCTCCCTTCCCAGCTTAACTCTGCTTCCATGGTCAATGACAGATGTGCTGtgcacattcatttaaaaagtttacactatagattaatttggggCCACTTTAAATTTTGAGTTTGCTAGCTTGTCTTGAGTTTCAGGCTTTACTAATGTTGTTTACTGGCTTAGTGTACCTACTCTTTGCTCCCATCATGCTCTCCCTTGTCTCCTTCATCTAAATACCACACAAGTCC
The window above is part of the Vulpes lagopus strain Blue_001 chromosome X, ASM1834538v1, whole genome shotgun sequence genome. Proteins encoded here:
- the MORF4L2 gene encoding mortality factor 4-like protein 2, encoding MSSRKQGSQTRGQQSAEEDNFKKPTRSNMQRSKMRGASSGKKTAGPQQKNLEPALPGRWGGRSAENPPSGSVRKTRKNKQKTPGNGDGGSTSEAPQPPRKKRARADPTVESEEAFKNRMEVKVKIPEELKPWLVEDWDLVTRQKQLFQLPAKKNVDAILEEYANCKKSQGNVDNKEYAVNEVVAGIKEYFNVMLGTQLLYKFERPQYAEILLAHPDAPMSQVYGAPHLLRLFVRIGAMLAYTPLDEKSLALLLGYLHDFLKYLAKNATSLFTASDYKVASAEYHRKAL